A genomic segment from Geminicoccaceae bacterium SCSIO 64248 encodes:
- a CDS encoding adenylosuccinate lyase family protein: MRDESSTASRVADPGIRDLYTLDRRWQAWLDVEAALARAQAEIGMIPAEAATAISAAAHLSQMDRSRIDEAFRRTAHTLVPLIWELSEQVGEPHGGWVHWGATTQNIMEAGDLLVLREVHAILRGQIETVLDHLVQLAERTADMPMAGRTHGQHAVPITFGYKVAGWVDQLVRQLERMDDASPRIFQVPLGGAAGTFASLGADGRRCQEALARELGMTARDVPSRAIMDAGAENVLLMAMLAAVCSRIGREVYELMKTEFGEVEEPVPPGTVGSSTMPQKRNPKFAQDIVFYAADIRAQVPLALEAVQTEHEADRTTHLMLSQAECRVSVVAGDMLARMIELFAGLELHPDRMRENLDRSGGLIMAEAVMLDLGRQIGRQHAHDVVYDAAQATVVEKRPFSELLRADSRVSEHLDPAAIEALLDPTAYTGLCAEMARSAGTQVRRYLAGRPATV, from the coding sequence ATGAGAGACGAGTCATCCACCGCAAGCCGGGTCGCCGACCCCGGCATCCGCGACCTCTACACCCTCGACCGCCGCTGGCAGGCGTGGCTGGACGTCGAGGCCGCGCTCGCCCGCGCCCAGGCCGAGATCGGCATGATCCCCGCCGAGGCCGCGACCGCGATCAGCGCCGCCGCGCATCTGTCGCAGATGGACCGCAGCCGCATCGACGAGGCGTTCCGCCGCACCGCCCACACGCTGGTGCCGCTGATCTGGGAGCTGTCGGAGCAGGTCGGCGAGCCGCACGGCGGCTGGGTCCACTGGGGCGCCACCACGCAAAACATCATGGAGGCCGGCGACCTCCTCGTGCTGCGCGAGGTGCACGCCATCCTGCGCGGCCAGATCGAGACGGTGCTCGACCACCTCGTGCAACTCGCCGAGCGCACCGCCGACATGCCGATGGCCGGCCGCACTCACGGTCAGCACGCCGTGCCGATCACGTTCGGCTACAAGGTCGCGGGCTGGGTCGACCAGCTCGTGCGCCAGCTGGAGCGCATGGACGACGCGTCGCCGCGTATCTTTCAGGTCCCGCTCGGCGGCGCTGCGGGCACGTTCGCCTCGCTCGGCGCCGACGGCCGCCGCTGCCAGGAGGCGCTCGCCCGCGAGCTTGGCATGACGGCACGCGACGTCCCCTCGCGCGCGATCATGGACGCGGGCGCGGAGAACGTCCTGCTGATGGCGATGCTCGCCGCCGTCTGCAGCCGCATCGGACGCGAGGTCTACGAGCTGATGAAAACCGAGTTCGGCGAGGTCGAGGAGCCCGTGCCGCCCGGCACCGTCGGCTCGTCGACCATGCCGCAGAAGCGCAACCCGAAATTCGCGCAGGACATCGTGTTCTATGCAGCCGACATCCGCGCTCAGGTTCCGCTGGCACTGGAGGCGGTGCAGACCGAGCACGAGGCCGACCGCACCACGCACCTGATGTTGTCGCAGGCCGAATGCCGCGTCTCGGTCGTCGCCGGCGACATGCTGGCCCGCATGATCGAGCTGTTCGCGGGCCTTGAGCTGCACCCGGACCGGATGCGCGAGAACCTGGACCGCAGCGGCGGCCTCATTATGGCCGAGGCGGTAATGCTGGACCTTGGCCGCCAGATCGGCCGCCAACACGCCCACGACGTCGTCTACGACGCGGCACAGGCAACGGTGGTCGAGAAGCGTCCGTTCTCCGAGCTGCTGCGCGCCGATTCGCGCGTGAGCGAGCACCTCGATCCGGCCGCGATCGAGGCGCTGCTCGACCCCACCGCCTACACCGGCCTCTGCGCCGAGATGGCCCGCAGCGCCGGTACGCAGGTTCGCCGGTACCTAGCCGGTCGGCCCGCCACCGTTTAA
- a CDS encoding mandelate racemase/muconate lactonizing enzyme family protein, translated as MKITEIITEEYKWPRAKPITNGLHTYTDVEFALVRIRTDEGVEGIGLGSGGDIWRGVVKQLTPHLLGEDPVNVERLWARLWVPKLIGRRGLTTRAISSIDIGLWDIRAKVAGLPLYKLLGGFRDAVPTYIAGGYYEEGKGLRELAQEMEENVRMGARAIKMKVGAVPIREDVERVRVVRDAIGPDVKLLVDANCAYRWYTAVQLARRIEDYDIFWFEEPVLPDDYDGHRKLAQQTSIPIATGENEYTRYGFRDLIKHDAAAIFNADAKILGGVTEYMKVAALAQANDLDIAPHGSQDIHVHLVAAIPNGLILEYYRDTVDPMWGRIYKDTLALNADGTVSPPTVPGIGVEPDDAVLAPYRVA; from the coding sequence ATGAAGATCACCGAGATCATCACCGAAGAATACAAGTGGCCGCGCGCCAAGCCCATCACCAACGGCCTCCACACTTACACCGACGTCGAGTTCGCCCTCGTCCGCATCCGCACCGACGAGGGGGTCGAGGGCATTGGGCTCGGCAGCGGCGGCGACATCTGGCGCGGCGTGGTCAAGCAGCTGACGCCGCACCTCCTCGGCGAGGATCCCGTGAACGTCGAACGCCTGTGGGCGCGCCTGTGGGTGCCCAAACTGATCGGTCGCCGCGGCCTCACGACACGCGCGATCTCCTCGATCGACATCGGCCTGTGGGACATCCGGGCCAAGGTCGCCGGCCTGCCTCTGTACAAGCTCCTCGGCGGGTTTCGCGACGCCGTCCCGACGTACATCGCCGGCGGCTACTACGAGGAGGGCAAGGGCCTTCGTGAGCTGGCGCAGGAGATGGAGGAGAACGTCCGCATGGGTGCGCGGGCGATCAAGATGAAGGTCGGGGCCGTTCCCATCAGGGAGGACGTCGAGCGCGTCCGCGTGGTCCGCGATGCCATCGGTCCCGACGTAAAACTCCTTGTCGACGCCAACTGCGCCTACCGCTGGTACACCGCCGTGCAGCTCGCCCGCCGGATCGAGGACTACGACATCTTTTGGTTCGAGGAGCCGGTTCTGCCGGACGACTACGACGGCCACCGCAAGCTGGCACAGCAGACGAGCATCCCCATCGCAACCGGCGAGAACGAGTACACGCGCTACGGCTTCCGCGACCTCATCAAGCACGACGCCGCAGCGATCTTCAACGCGGATGCCAAAATCCTCGGCGGCGTCACCGAGTACATGAAGGTCGCGGCGCTGGCGCAGGCGAACGACCTCGACATAGCGCCGCACGGGTCGCAGGACATCCACGTCCACCTCGTGGCGGCGATCCCGAACGGGCTGATCCTCGAGTACTACCGCGACACCGTCGACCCAATGTGGGGCCGAATCTACAAGGACACCCTCGCCCTCAACGCGGACGGCACCGTCAGCCCGCCGACGGTCCCCGGCATCGGTGTCGAGCCGGACGACGCGGTGCTCGCGCCCTACCGCGTCGCCTGA
- a CDS encoding mandelate racemase/muconate lactonizing enzyme family protein has protein sequence MRIESVESLLIDRYFFVRITTEDGTVGLGEGGAWGFPEATAGAVAQFRDYLVGQDPLRIEHHFQYMYRWAHFRGSAVMAALSAIDIALWDIAGKRFGVPVHQLLGGKVRDRARCYYHVFGRTKDELFAGIRSAKNAGFTAVGHLTPFLDSPRAEPWYQTHASLIGDAIDTVRAYRDIAGREVDLCIEIHRRLKPYESVQLGIGIAPYHPLFIEDPATPDNLDEMAYIADKIPIPVATGERMTSLWEFQMLLSRNAVQLVRPDVCIAGGITGARKIAALAEAVHAGVVPHNPLSAVSTAACLQIAATAPTFVLQEFPNDTWDVTNTRPDSDALVDGAARHDGEGFLTISDAPGIGVTLCSDAEERFPYRPRALVTRVHKDGSVVDQ, from the coding sequence ATGCGCATCGAGAGCGTCGAGAGCCTGTTGATCGACCGGTACTTCTTCGTCCGCATCACCACCGAGGACGGCACTGTCGGTCTCGGGGAGGGCGGGGCCTGGGGCTTTCCCGAAGCCACCGCCGGCGCGGTCGCGCAGTTCCGCGACTACCTCGTTGGCCAGGACCCGCTGCGGATCGAGCACCACTTCCAGTACATGTACCGCTGGGCCCACTTTCGCGGGTCGGCGGTGATGGCCGCGCTGAGCGCCATCGACATCGCGCTGTGGGATATCGCCGGCAAGCGGTTCGGCGTGCCGGTGCACCAATTGCTCGGTGGCAAGGTCCGCGACCGCGCCCGCTGCTACTATCACGTATTCGGCCGAACCAAGGACGAGCTCTTTGCTGGGATCCGATCGGCCAAGAACGCGGGCTTCACGGCCGTCGGCCACCTCACCCCGTTCCTCGACAGCCCGCGCGCCGAGCCGTGGTACCAGACGCACGCCAGCCTGATCGGCGACGCGATCGACACCGTGCGCGCCTACCGCGACATCGCCGGCCGCGAGGTGGACCTCTGCATCGAGATCCATCGCCGCCTGAAACCGTACGAGTCGGTGCAGCTCGGCATCGGCATCGCGCCGTATCACCCGCTGTTTATCGAGGATCCGGCGACCCCCGACAACCTCGACGAGATGGCCTACATCGCGGACAAGATTCCGATCCCGGTCGCGACCGGCGAGCGGATGACGTCGCTCTGGGAGTTCCAGATGCTGCTGTCGCGCAACGCGGTGCAGCTGGTGCGCCCCGACGTCTGCATCGCCGGCGGGATCACCGGCGCGCGAAAGATCGCGGCGCTGGCCGAGGCTGTCCACGCCGGCGTCGTACCGCACAATCCGCTGAGCGCGGTTTCGACCGCCGCCTGCCTGCAGATCGCCGCAACGGCGCCGACCTTCGTGCTGCAGGAGTTCCCCAACGACACTTGGGACGTCACTAACACGAGGCCGGACTCCGACGCCCTCGTCGACGGCGCTGCCCGCCACGATGGGGAAGGGTTTCTGACGATCTCAGACGCGCCCGGCATAGGTGTTACCTTGTGCTCAGACGCAGAAGAAAGATTTCCATATCGGCCGCGAGCACTGGTAACCAGGGTTCATAAGGACGGATCCGTCGTCGACCAATAA
- a CDS encoding IS3 family transposase (programmed frameshift) — protein MKKSRYSEEQIIGVLKEHQAGIPVSELCRKHGISDATFYNWRSRYGGMEVSDTRRLKGLEEENRKLKKLLAESMLDVATLREALGKKLLRPGSRRAFVNWAMEEKSYSQRRACGLIGLDPKTYRYASRRSDDAGLRARLKALASERRRFGYRRLHILLRREGIALNHKKLFRLYREERLTVRRRGGRKRALGTRAPIALPQGPNQRWSLDFVTDQFVDGRRFRVLVVVDDFTRECLALVVDTSLSGVRVGRELDAIVVARGRPLMIVSDNGTELTSRAVLQWQEDQHVAWHYIAPGKPMQNGFVESLNGRFRDECLNEHLFRSLPAARRIIEEWRIDYNARRPHTSLGGLTPNEFATRSGQDHNENRVQL, from the exons ATGAAGAAGAGCCGCTACAGCGAGGAGCAGATCATCGGGGTGCTGAAGGAGCACCAGGCCGGGATTCCGGTGAGTGAGCTCTGCCGCAAGCACGGGATCAGCGACGCCACGTTCTACAACTGGCGCTCCCGCTACGGCGGGATGGAGGTGTCAGACACCCGGCGTCTGAAGGGTCTTGAGGAAGAGAACCGCAAGCTCAAGAAGCTGCTGGCGGAATCGATGCTCGACGTGGCGACGCTCCGCGAGGCGCTCGGAA AAAAACTTCTGAGGCCCGGATCACGGAGAGCGTTCGTGAACTGGGCCATGGAAGAGAAGAGCTACTCGCAGCGACGGGCGTGCGGACTGATCGGTCTTGACCCGAAGACCTACCGCTACGCCTCGCGTCGATCCGACGACGCCGGATTGCGCGCCCGGCTGAAGGCTCTGGCGAGCGAGCGACGGCGGTTCGGCTATCGGCGCCTGCACATCCTGCTGCGGCGGGAGGGCATCGCGCTGAACCACAAAAAGCTATTCCGCCTCTATCGGGAGGAGCGGCTGACGGTGCGTCGTCGCGGGGGCCGCAAGCGAGCGCTCGGGACGCGGGCGCCGATAGCCTTGCCCCAGGGGCCGAACCAGCGCTGGAGCCTCGACTTCGTCACCGATCAGTTCGTCGACGGCCGGCGCTTCCGGGTGCTGGTGGTCGTCGACGACTTCACCCGGGAGTGCCTGGCCCTCGTCGTCGATACGTCGCTATCCGGCGTGCGGGTCGGCCGGGAACTCGACGCCATTGTCGTCGCCCGCGGCCGGCCGCTGATGATCGTCAGCGACAACGGCACCGAACTGACCTCGCGGGCGGTCCTGCAATGGCAGGAAGATCAGCACGTCGCATGGCACTACATCGCTCCCGGCAAGCCGATGCAGAACGGCTTCGTGGAAAGCCTCAACGGCCGGTTCCGCGACGAATGCCTCAACGAGCACCTGTTCCGCAGCTTGCCGGCTGCTCGCCGGATCATCGAGGAGTGGAGGATCGACTATAACGCCCGCCGGCCGCACACCAGCCTCGGCGGCCTCACCCCCAACGAGTTCGCAACCCGGTCCGGACAGGACCACAACGAGAACAGAGTCCAGTTATGA
- a CDS encoding Hsp20/alpha crystallin family protein: MSVRDLIPRGRTSNATPTAYRDDDRSPFLSLHREMNRLFDDVFRGFDGRLPPFGSLSSFGTAWPNVEIAETDQAIIVTAEIPGLDDNDVEILLHEGVLTLKGEKRSETEDKAKRFSERSYGRFERRIPVGVEVEDDKVEAQFTNGVLRIALPKSAKAQSQVKRIPITS; this comes from the coding sequence ATGAGTGTTCGTGATCTGATCCCGAGGGGTCGCACGAGCAACGCGACGCCCACAGCCTATCGCGACGACGATCGCAGTCCGTTCCTCTCGCTCCATCGCGAGATGAACCGTCTGTTCGACGATGTGTTTCGCGGCTTTGACGGCCGCCTGCCGCCGTTTGGCTCGCTGTCATCGTTCGGCACGGCTTGGCCGAATGTCGAGATCGCCGAAACCGATCAGGCGATCATCGTGACGGCCGAGATCCCGGGCCTCGACGACAACGACGTCGAGATCCTGCTCCATGAGGGCGTGCTGACGCTGAAGGGCGAGAAACGCTCCGAGACCGAGGACAAGGCGAAGCGGTTTTCCGAGCGCTCTTACGGCCGCTTTGAGCGGCGCATTCCGGTGGGCGTCGAGGTCGAGGACGACAAGGTCGAAGCCCAGTTCACGAACGGTGTGCTGCGCATCGCGCTTCCCAAGAGCGCGAAGGCGCAGTCCCAGGTCAAGCGTATTCCAATCACGAGTTGA
- a CDS encoding Hsp20 family protein, with protein MRTAFDVSPLFRSSIGFDHVLSALEAARRVEPIDAWPAYDILKSSEDAYRITMAVAGFTEDDLTLIQERNTLVVSGRKPAAAEDSGHYLHRGIAGHAFQRRFELADHVKVAGAALKHGLLTIELKRELPDAMKPHRIAITTDRARPTVEAKPSAAEKLAA; from the coding sequence ATGAGAACCGCCTTCGACGTCTCCCCTCTGTTCCGGTCGAGCATTGGCTTTGACCATGTGCTCAGCGCCCTCGAGGCGGCGCGCCGCGTTGAGCCAATCGATGCCTGGCCGGCTTATGATATTCTCAAGTCGAGCGAGGACGCCTATCGCATCACCATGGCGGTTGCTGGCTTCACCGAGGACGACCTGACCCTCATCCAGGAGCGGAACACCCTTGTGGTGTCGGGCCGGAAGCCGGCCGCGGCTGAGGACAGCGGGCACTACCTCCATCGCGGGATTGCCGGCCATGCCTTCCAGCGCCGCTTTGAGTTGGCGGACCACGTCAAGGTGGCGGGTGCCGCGCTCAAACATGGTCTTCTGACCATCGAGCTGAAGCGCGAGCTTCCCGATGCGATGAAGCCGCACCGGATTGCCATCACCACGGACCGTGCACGGCCGACGGTCGAGGCCAAGCCGAGCGCGGCCGAGAAGCTGGCGGCCTAG